A single genomic interval of Cellvibrio sp. PSBB023 harbors:
- the rlmN gene encoding 23S rRNA (adenine(2503)-C(2))-methyltransferase RlmN, translated as MTDVSTSITSADAVAEGSAKVNLLGLPEAKLVAFFESIGEKKFRAIQVMKWIHQLGADNFEDMTNVSKDLRAKLKNIAEIRLPEVVQQFDSTDGTRKFLIRVSGGSVIETVFIPDGDRGTLCVSSQVGCSLDCSFCATGKQGFNRDLTAAEIIGQVWIAAKSFGQLQANGPRRVTNVVMMGMGEPLLNFDNVVDSMNLMMHDNAYGISKRRVTLSTSGVVPQLDRLSQYTDACLAISLHAPNDELRNELVPINRKYPIAMLLDSAKRYISAMPDTHRKITIEYTLIDQVNDRPHHAHQLAELLRDVPVKINLIPFNPFNLSNYKRVSNNALRKFQDILMEAGYITTVRTTRGDDIDAACGQLAGQVNDVTRRSERYRAQFDEIQAVKIVNQ; from the coding sequence ATGACTGATGTATCCACCTCCATTACTTCCGCTGATGCGGTTGCAGAGGGCTCTGCCAAAGTAAACCTCTTAGGGCTGCCGGAAGCCAAGTTGGTTGCTTTTTTTGAATCCATCGGCGAGAAAAAATTTCGTGCTATCCAAGTCATGAAATGGATTCATCAGTTGGGTGCCGATAACTTTGAAGACATGACCAATGTCAGCAAAGACTTGCGGGCGAAATTAAAAAATATTGCCGAAATTCGCTTGCCCGAAGTAGTGCAGCAATTTGACTCAACCGATGGCACGCGCAAGTTTCTGATTCGTGTCAGTGGTGGCAGCGTTATTGAAACGGTATTTATTCCTGATGGTGATCGCGGCACCTTGTGTGTTTCCTCCCAAGTGGGTTGCTCATTGGATTGCAGTTTTTGTGCAACGGGTAAACAGGGTTTTAATCGCGATTTGACCGCCGCTGAAATTATTGGCCAGGTATGGATTGCTGCAAAATCGTTTGGACAATTACAGGCAAATGGCCCGCGTCGTGTTACCAATGTGGTGATGATGGGAATGGGGGAGCCGCTGCTCAATTTTGATAATGTTGTCGACTCAATGAACCTGATGATGCACGACAACGCCTATGGTATTTCCAAGCGCCGCGTCACCTTGAGCACCTCTGGTGTGGTTCCCCAGTTGGATCGCTTGAGTCAGTACACAGATGCCTGTCTGGCGATTTCCTTGCATGCGCCTAACGATGAATTGCGCAATGAATTGGTGCCCATCAACCGCAAATACCCGATTGCCATGCTGCTTGATTCTGCCAAACGTTATATTTCTGCAATGCCGGATACGCATCGCAAAATTACCATCGAATACACCTTGATCGATCAAGTCAATGACCGCCCCCATCATGCCCACCAGTTGGCGGAACTCCTGCGCGATGTGCCGGTCAAGATTAACCTTATTCCGTTTAATCCGTTTAATTTGTCCAACTACAAACGCGTCAGTAACAATGCGCTGCGTAAATTCCAGGACATATTGATGGAGGCTGGCTATATCACCACGGTGCGTACTACGCGCGGTGACGACATAGATGCAGCTTGTGGTCAGTTAGCGGGGCAGGT
- a CDS encoding cysteine desulfurase, with the protein MTKSGFDVERIRADFPILHQQVNGQPLVYLDNAATTQKPEQVIAAISDYYRTDNSNVHRGAHALADRATVKFEAAREKVAQFLNAPAAKQIIWTRGTTESINLVAASWGKANLKPGDRILVSAMEHHANIVPWQFAAQATGATLEPIPVDAHGNINMLAFDSMLDSHVKMVAVGHVSNAMGTINPIEKIITLAHAVGARVLIDGAQAVSHWAVDVQKLNCDFYVFSAHKLFGPTGLGVLYGKEDLLNSMPPYQGGGEMIETVSFAGTTFNQLPYKFEAGTPDIAGAIGLGAAIDYLNALDRVAAAEHEQALLAYAEEKARATSGLTLVGTAPHKTSVMSFLIDGAHPADVGVLLDKQGVAVRTGNHCAQPIMDQFAIPGTVRASFSFYNTFAEVDRLFAAIEKAKTFLV; encoded by the coding sequence ATGACTAAATCCGGATTCGATGTAGAGCGGATTCGCGCTGACTTTCCGATCTTGCATCAGCAAGTAAATGGTCAGCCGCTGGTGTATTTGGATAATGCGGCAACAACGCAAAAACCGGAGCAGGTGATAGCTGCAATCAGTGATTACTATCGCACGGACAACAGCAATGTGCATCGCGGTGCTCATGCTTTGGCGGATCGCGCCACAGTAAAGTTTGAAGCGGCGCGCGAAAAAGTAGCGCAATTTTTAAATGCACCCGCGGCAAAACAAATTATATGGACTCGAGGCACCACAGAAAGTATTAATTTGGTTGCTGCCTCTTGGGGTAAGGCTAATTTAAAACCGGGTGACCGGATTCTGGTATCGGCGATGGAGCATCACGCCAATATAGTGCCCTGGCAATTTGCTGCCCAGGCTACAGGCGCGACGCTTGAACCTATTCCCGTAGATGCTCATGGCAATATCAATATGCTGGCGTTCGATAGCATGTTGGATTCCCATGTGAAAATGGTTGCCGTAGGGCATGTTTCCAATGCAATGGGAACTATTAACCCGATCGAGAAAATCATTACTCTGGCCCATGCGGTGGGGGCGCGAGTGCTGATTGATGGCGCGCAAGCGGTGAGCCATTGGGCGGTGGATGTGCAGAAACTCAATTGTGATTTTTATGTTTTTTCTGCCCACAAATTATTCGGCCCAACAGGCTTGGGTGTGCTCTACGGTAAGGAAGATTTACTCAACTCCATGCCACCTTATCAGGGCGGCGGGGAGATGATCGAAACTGTTTCTTTTGCGGGCACAACATTTAATCAGTTGCCTTATAAGTTTGAAGCGGGCACACCGGATATTGCCGGTGCGATTGGCTTGGGAGCCGCGATTGATTATTTAAATGCACTGGATCGCGTTGCTGCCGCTGAGCATGAGCAGGCATTATTGGCTTATGCAGAAGAAAAAGCGCGTGCAACGTCCGGGCTGACATTGGTGGGTACTGCTCCCCACAAAACCTCGGTAATGAGTTTTTTAATTGATGGTGCCCATCCTGCAGATGTGGGTGTGTTGCTTGATAAGCAAGGCGTTGCCGTGCGCACAGGCAATCACTGCGCCCAGCCAATCATGGATCAGTTTGCCATTCCGGGTACTGTGCGCGCGAGTTTCAGTTTTTATAACACCTTTGCTGAGGTGGATCGTTTATTCGCAGCGATTGAAAAAGCAAAAACGTTTTTAGTCTGA
- the sufT gene encoding putative Fe-S cluster assembly protein SufT, producing MSERRMVVAQTDCPARRVPDGTPLTIPEGTFVTITQALGGNYTLTYHGQMVRVDGTDAHRLGLEPTHIEFPAPLDDQIIEAQVWQALGSVYDPEIPVDLVNLGLIYAVKIDQQAKQVDIQMTLTAPACGMGPVLVGDVEYRVRLVPNVKSVKVELVFDPPWQRHMMSEEAQLQTGMFY from the coding sequence ATGTCTGAAAGACGCATGGTGGTTGCCCAAACGGATTGCCCAGCACGGCGCGTGCCCGATGGGACGCCATTGACTATTCCCGAAGGGACCTTTGTCACCATCACCCAGGCATTGGGTGGCAATTACACGCTGACCTATCACGGGCAAATGGTGAGAGTTGATGGGACCGATGCCCATCGGCTGGGTTTGGAGCCTACTCATATTGAGTTTCCCGCGCCGCTTGATGATCAAATTATCGAAGCACAGGTCTGGCAGGCGCTGGGCAGTGTTTATGACCCGGAAATTCCGGTTGATCTGGTGAATTTGGGGCTTATCTACGCCGTGAAAATAGACCAGCAGGCCAAGCAGGTTGATATACAGATGACCCTTACCGCACCTGCTTGTGGTATGGGGCCAGTGTTGGTTGGCGATGTCGAGTACCGTGTGCGCTTGGTGCCCAATGTCAAATCCGTCAAGGTTGAACTGGTGTTCGATCCGCCATGGCAGCGCCATATGATGAGCGAAGAGGCTCAATTGCAAACCGGTATGTTTTACTGA
- a CDS encoding iron-sulfur cluster assembly accessory protein: MSIASFDPQQDTVVVTPAAAAHFKRQLSTSKEPATAVRLSVKQSGCTGWKYVVDLVAEGKPDDLHVPLADGVELLVDVNSLSVVSGTEIDYVTEGVNRQLRFNNPRVKDYCGCGESFSVN; the protein is encoded by the coding sequence ATGAGTATCGCTTCATTTGACCCGCAACAAGACACTGTAGTTGTTACGCCTGCGGCAGCGGCGCACTTCAAGCGTCAGCTCAGCACCAGTAAAGAACCTGCAACGGCGGTTAGGCTGAGTGTTAAGCAGAGCGGCTGCACTGGCTGGAAATATGTTGTTGATCTGGTGGCTGAAGGTAAGCCTGATGATTTGCATGTGCCCTTGGCAGACGGTGTTGAATTGTTGGTGGACGTGAACAGTCTGTCGGTGGTTAGTGGTACGGAAATCGATTATGTGACTGAAGGTGTGAATCGCCAGCTTCGGTTCAATAATCCGCGCGTTAAGGATTATTGCGGCTGTGGTGAAAGTTTTAGTGTTAATTAA
- the sufB gene encoding Fe-S cluster assembly protein SufB, with translation MSEQVEQLIKKEYAAGFHTAIDAETLPPGLNEDVIRFISAKKNEPEWLLEWRLKAYQSWLEMSEPEWAHVKYDDIDFQAVSYYSAPKSMDSKPKSLDEVDPELLRTYEKLGIPLHEQAALAGVAMDVVFDSVSVVTTFREKLLEVGVIFCSISEAVHKYPELVKKYIGSVVPQKDNYYAALNSAVFSDGSFVYIPKGVRCPMELSTYFRINEQNTGQFERTLIVADEGSHVSYLEGCTAPMRDENQLHAAVVELIALDNAEIKYSTVQNWYPGNEEGKGGIYNFVTKRGVCHTNAKISWTQVETGSAVTWKYPSCILRGDNSVGEFYSVALTNNYQQADTGTKMIHIGKNTRSTIISKGISAGKSSNAYRGLVRINPGAEGARNYTQCDSLLIGDKCGAHTFPYIESRNPSAVIEHEATTSKVSEDQMFLCQQRGLDAEKAVSMIVNGFCREVFKELPMEFAVEAGKLLEVSLEGSVG, from the coding sequence ATGTCTGAACAAGTCGAACAGCTCATCAAAAAAGAATATGCCGCTGGTTTTCATACGGCGATTGATGCAGAAACCTTGCCTCCTGGCTTAAACGAAGATGTGATTCGTTTTATTTCCGCCAAGAAAAATGAGCCAGAGTGGTTGCTGGAATGGCGCCTTAAGGCCTATCAGTCATGGCTTGAGATGAGCGAGCCGGAGTGGGCTCACGTTAAATATGACGATATCGACTTTCAGGCGGTGTCCTATTACTCCGCGCCAAAATCCATGGATTCCAAACCCAAAAGTCTGGATGAAGTTGACCCGGAATTACTGCGCACCTACGAAAAGCTTGGCATTCCCTTGCATGAGCAAGCGGCATTAGCGGGCGTTGCCATGGATGTGGTGTTTGACTCTGTGTCAGTCGTGACAACCTTTCGTGAAAAATTACTCGAAGTCGGTGTGATTTTTTGTTCAATCAGCGAAGCGGTGCATAAGTATCCCGAGCTGGTTAAAAAATACATTGGCTCTGTAGTGCCGCAAAAAGACAACTACTATGCCGCGCTAAATTCAGCCGTCTTCTCGGACGGTTCCTTTGTATACATTCCCAAAGGCGTGCGCTGCCCAATGGAGTTGTCTACCTACTTTCGCATCAACGAGCAAAATACCGGTCAGTTTGAGCGCACATTGATTGTTGCTGACGAAGGCTCCCATGTGAGTTATCTCGAAGGCTGTACGGCCCCCATGCGCGATGAAAACCAATTGCATGCGGCGGTTGTTGAATTGATCGCGTTGGATAACGCCGAAATCAAATATTCAACAGTGCAAAACTGGTACCCGGGCAACGAAGAAGGCAAGGGCGGTATTTACAACTTTGTGACCAAGCGCGGTGTATGTCACACCAATGCCAAAATTTCCTGGACGCAAGTTGAGACAGGTTCTGCCGTCACCTGGAAATACCCCAGCTGTATTTTGCGTGGCGATAACAGCGTAGGCGAATTTTATTCCGTCGCCTTGACCAATAATTATCAGCAGGCCGATACCGGCACCAAGATGATTCACATCGGCAAAAACACTCGCTCGACTATTATCTCCAAGGGTATTTCGGCAGGCAAAAGTTCCAACGCTTATCGCGGCTTGGTGCGCATCAACCCGGGCGCCGAAGGGGCGCGCAATTACACCCAGTGCGATTCGCTATTGATCGGTGATAAATGCGGCGCGCATACCTTTCCTTATATCGAAAGCAGAAATCCCTCAGCAGTTATTGAGCACGAAGCGACTACATCAAAAGTCAGTGAAGACCAGATGTTTTTGTGCCAGCAGCGCGGGTTGGATGCAGAGAAGGCCGTTTCCATGATTGTGAATGGTTTCTGCCGCGAAGTATTTAAAGAGTTACCCATGGAATTTGCCGTAGAGGCTGGAAAATTGCTGGAAGTGAGCCTTGAAGGTTCTGTTGGTTAG
- the sufD gene encoding Fe-S cluster assembly protein SufD, which produces MTDFQQQAIKLAAQQQPLAWLEHFRALAANEWLAQPWPTRKTEHWKYTPLQGLQKTQLTSWGGAGIAANHVQSEFIPLDAHRLVFVNGVLDVANSTMESTYLVRFSQASAEQQALIQTHLGKIVEGERHLFATLNNAWLDDGVLLHVPRNQRLDKPVYIVNIATDTCAANQRLLIVLDDNAQAEVIEHYFSQADIQDGFANSLTEIHIGDGAQLQHYRLNLEAEQAQHIGAVHVNLQRNARLRGFALALGARVMRIDYQINHRGQGAELDLQGIYVPRNQQVVDYHTNVCHWVPHCTSNEVFRGIISDSAQAIFNGRIYIHKDAQKTLAELSNKNLLTSNKAEINTKPELEIYADDVKCAHGATISQLNENARYYLQSRGLSRADADVMLSFGFINELLEQIAQPAVHDYLQPRLAALFGRDMSLHTAAGMAELSND; this is translated from the coding sequence ATGACCGATTTTCAACAACAGGCGATCAAACTAGCCGCGCAACAACAGCCTTTGGCATGGTTGGAGCATTTCCGTGCACTGGCTGCCAATGAGTGGTTGGCTCAGCCTTGGCCTACGCGCAAAACAGAGCATTGGAAATACACACCGCTTCAGGGGTTGCAGAAAACACAACTGACTTCCTGGGGGGGTGCTGGTATTGCGGCAAATCATGTGCAAAGCGAGTTTATTCCGCTGGATGCGCATCGCTTGGTATTTGTGAATGGCGTGCTTGATGTTGCCAACTCAACGATGGAATCAACTTATCTGGTGCGTTTTTCACAGGCCAGTGCAGAGCAGCAGGCATTAATCCAAACCCATTTGGGCAAGATTGTGGAGGGCGAGCGCCATTTGTTTGCCACCTTGAATAATGCCTGGCTGGATGATGGTGTATTGCTGCATGTGCCGCGCAACCAACGACTCGATAAGCCGGTTTATATCGTCAATATCGCAACGGATACTTGTGCGGCCAATCAGCGGTTGTTGATTGTGCTGGATGACAATGCTCAAGCGGAAGTGATTGAGCATTACTTTTCGCAGGCAGATATTCAGGACGGTTTTGCCAACTCGCTGACTGAAATCCACATCGGCGATGGCGCTCAGCTGCAGCATTATCGACTTAATCTTGAAGCCGAACAGGCTCAGCATATTGGTGCTGTGCATGTGAATTTGCAGCGCAATGCACGCCTGCGCGGATTCGCCTTGGCGTTGGGTGCCCGTGTGATGCGGATTGATTACCAAATCAATCACCGCGGCCAAGGGGCCGAGCTGGATTTGCAGGGTATTTACGTGCCGCGCAACCAGCAGGTTGTGGATTATCACACCAATGTTTGCCACTGGGTTCCTCACTGCACGTCCAATGAAGTATTTCGCGGCATTATCAGCGATTCGGCTCAAGCTATTTTTAATGGCCGTATCTACATTCACAAAGACGCACAAAAAACCTTGGCTGAATTGAGCAATAAAAATTTGCTGACATCCAACAAGGCAGAAATTAATACCAAGCCAGAGTTGGAAATTTATGCCGACGATGTGAAGTGTGCTCATGGTGCGACGATTAGCCAGCTCAATGAAAATGCACGCTATTACTTGCAAAGCCGCGGGCTGTCGCGTGCAGATGCGGATGTCATGTTGAGTTTTGGTTTTATCAATGAGTTGCTGGAACAGATTGCCCAGCCAGCAGTGCACGATTATCTGCAGCCGCGCCTTGCGGCCCTGTTTGGGCGTGATATGAGTTTGCATACCGCTGCCGGTATGGCGGAGCTGAGCAATGACTAA
- a CDS encoding SufE family protein: protein MTQFGIDVTAEDIVDTLGFFDNWEERYKYIIDLGKELPPMDSALRNDQYLVRGCQSQVWLVDEWRDGKLFFQADSDAFIVKGLLGVVLAAFNGKTPGEILSVDIDAYFGQLDLLQHLSSTRGNGLKAMVKRIQERASSAN from the coding sequence ATGACCCAATTTGGTATAGATGTCACGGCTGAGGATATTGTCGATACCCTCGGCTTCTTTGATAACTGGGAAGAGCGCTACAAGTACATTATTGACCTGGGCAAAGAGCTGCCACCAATGGATAGTGCATTGCGCAATGACCAATATTTGGTTCGCGGTTGTCAGAGCCAGGTATGGCTAGTGGATGAGTGGCGTGACGGAAAGCTATTTTTTCAGGCGGACAGCGATGCTTTCATCGTCAAGGGGTTGCTTGGTGTGGTCTTGGCAGCATTTAACGGCAAAACGCCCGGTGAAATATTGAGCGTTGATATAGATGCCTATTTTGGCCAACTGGATTTATTGCAGCATTTGAGCTCCACCCGGGGGAATGGTCTCAAGGCGATGGTCAAGCGCATTCAGGAGCGGGCAAGCAGTGCCAACTAG
- the sufC gene encoding Fe-S cluster assembly ATPase SufC, with the protein MLCITDLFARVEDKEIIKGLNLTIKPGEVHAIMGPNGAGKSTLGNVLSGRDGYEATAGTVSFNGKDLFELDIEERAREGLFLAFQYPVEIPGVSNMEFLKAAVDAKRKHHGQPELSAIEFMKMAREASKRVNLDQAFLKRGVNEGFSGGEKKRNEIMQMMLLEPSLCILDETDSGLDIDALQVVASGVNAMRSPERSFIVVTHYQRLLDYIVPDYVHVLANGRIVKTGGKELALELEEKGYSWLETEAV; encoded by the coding sequence ATGTTATGCATTACTGATTTGTTTGCACGCGTTGAAGATAAAGAAATTATCAAAGGGTTGAACCTGACCATCAAACCCGGCGAGGTTCACGCCATTATGGGGCCTAACGGTGCGGGCAAAAGTACATTGGGTAACGTGCTTTCAGGTCGTGACGGCTATGAAGCAACGGCCGGTACAGTCAGCTTCAACGGTAAGGATTTGTTCGAGCTGGACATTGAAGAGCGCGCGCGTGAAGGGTTGTTTCTGGCGTTCCAATATCCGGTGGAAATTCCCGGTGTAAGCAACATGGAATTTTTGAAGGCTGCCGTTGATGCCAAGCGCAAGCATCATGGTCAGCCGGAACTGTCAGCCATTGAATTTATGAAAATGGCGCGCGAAGCCAGCAAGCGCGTTAATCTGGACCAGGCTTTTTTAAAGCGCGGTGTGAATGAAGGCTTTTCCGGTGGCGAGAAAAAGCGCAACGAAATTATGCAAATGATGTTGCTTGAGCCGAGCTTGTGCATCCTCGATGAAACCGACTCCGGTTTGGATATTGATGCCCTGCAAGTTGTTGCCAGCGGTGTCAATGCAATGCGTTCACCGGAGCGCAGCTTTATTGTTGTGACTCACTACCAGCGTCTGCTGGATTACATAGTGCCGGATTATGTCCACGTATTAGCTAATGGACGTATTGTTAAAACCGGTGGTAAAGAGCTGGCGCTGGAGCTGGAAGAAAAAGGCTATAGCTGGCTTGAAACCGAGGCCGTATAA
- the ndk gene encoding nucleoside-diphosphate kinase codes for MAVEQTLSIIKPDAVRKNLIGAIVSRFEQAGLSVVAQRMLLLSRAQAEGFYAEHQGKPFFDGLVDFMTSGPVVVQVLSGENAIALNRELMGATDPAKAAPGTIRADYAEAINKNAVHGSDSPTSAAREVAYFFATHEVNLR; via the coding sequence ATGGCTGTTGAACAAACCTTATCAATTATCAAGCCCGATGCTGTTCGCAAGAATCTTATTGGCGCCATCGTCTCTCGCTTCGAGCAGGCGGGTTTGAGCGTCGTCGCCCAGCGCATGTTGCTGTTAAGTCGTGCCCAAGCTGAAGGGTTTTATGCCGAGCATCAGGGCAAGCCTTTCTTTGATGGCTTGGTAGATTTCATGACCTCTGGCCCTGTGGTTGTACAGGTGCTCTCGGGCGAAAACGCTATTGCCCTGAATCGTGAGTTGATGGGTGCTACTGATCCTGCTAAAGCGGCACCAGGCACCATTCGTGCGGATTATGCTGAAGCGATCAACAAGAATGCGGTGCACGGTTCCGACTCACCTACATCCGCTGCGCGCGAAGTGGCTTATTTCTTCGCGACCCATGAAGTGAATCTTCGTTAA